Proteins encoded within one genomic window of Cytophagales bacterium:
- a CDS encoding arylsulfatase — protein MKYLPVLCVALLVIHCTPKEEAPMNILLIVADDLGYTDLGCFGSEIRTPNLDALATEGIRFTDFHTAATCSPTRAMLLTGVTTHKNGYGTMEGDLAENQVGLRGYETHLNWDVVTFPSLLRDQGYHTSIAGKWHQAFPPDDASLWADKRGFDRSFCMNQGGAGHFDDKQKLFGFQDRAIYVEDGKEIDQLPTGFYSSEYYASKVISYINESQELGKPFFSFLSFTAPHWPLQVPDQYAVLYQGVYDEGYEVLAATRLERAKTKGVVPKNTKLPAFPHLVAAWDALSVEEKKERSKTMEIYAAMIERLDHHVGRVIDHLKKEGLYENTLIVFMADNGAEGNDVFTIKGTEEWVAENWDNSFDNMGRKGSYIQQGRDWALVSSMPYKYYKAFASEGGVRTPMIVRHPRQSTKTGKIEHQYLSVMDLAPTFLEAAGAAFPIDNTYQGREVFPIEGASMGSFLTNKTALVHPAEKAHVWELYGRIGVRKGQWKGLKLEPPFGTGDWELYDLSTDIGEQNDVAASNPELVAEMEKHWQAYAKENNVVLPENFIPYGYLPDK, from the coding sequence ATGAAATACCTTCCTGTTTTATGTGTGGCCCTTTTGGTCATTCACTGCACCCCAAAAGAGGAAGCCCCCATGAACATCCTGCTAATCGTCGCAGATGACCTGGGCTACACTGATCTCGGGTGCTTTGGTAGCGAAATCCGAACGCCAAACCTCGATGCTTTGGCCACGGAAGGGATTCGATTTACGGATTTTCACACAGCAGCCACTTGCTCTCCTACCCGTGCCATGTTGTTAACAGGGGTCACCACGCACAAAAATGGTTATGGCACCATGGAAGGAGATCTGGCAGAGAATCAGGTCGGATTACGAGGCTATGAAACGCATTTGAACTGGGACGTAGTAACATTCCCGAGCTTGCTACGTGATCAAGGCTACCACACATCGATTGCCGGGAAATGGCACCAGGCCTTCCCTCCTGACGATGCCAGTCTCTGGGCCGATAAACGCGGGTTTGATCGTTCCTTTTGCATGAATCAGGGTGGTGCAGGGCACTTCGATGACAAACAAAAACTTTTCGGATTTCAGGATCGGGCCATTTATGTGGAAGACGGGAAAGAAATTGATCAATTACCCACAGGATTTTACTCCAGCGAATATTACGCGAGCAAAGTGATCAGCTACATCAATGAAAGCCAGGAACTCGGAAAACCTTTCTTTAGCTTCTTGTCCTTTACCGCCCCTCATTGGCCGTTACAAGTTCCGGATCAGTATGCAGTCCTGTATCAAGGCGTTTATGATGAAGGATATGAAGTGTTGGCTGCTACACGTCTGGAACGGGCAAAAACAAAAGGTGTCGTACCTAAAAACACGAAACTTCCCGCATTCCCGCATTTGGTAGCAGCCTGGGATGCGCTCTCAGTAGAAGAGAAAAAAGAACGGTCCAAAACCATGGAAATCTACGCGGCCATGATCGAACGACTAGACCATCATGTGGGTCGTGTGATTGATCACTTGAAAAAGGAAGGGCTGTACGAAAACACGCTGATTGTCTTCATGGCTGACAATGGCGCCGAAGGCAATGATGTTTTTACTATCAAAGGAACTGAAGAATGGGTCGCTGAGAATTGGGACAACAGTTTTGACAACATGGGGCGAAAAGGCTCCTACATCCAACAAGGCAGGGACTGGGCTTTGGTATCCAGTATGCCGTACAAATATTACAAGGCCTTTGCCAGTGAAGGCGGGGTACGCACGCCTATGATCGTTCGTCATCCCAGGCAATCAACAAAAACAGGAAAAATCGAACATCAATATCTCTCTGTGATGGACCTGGCACCTACATTCCTGGAAGCCGCTGGAGCAGCTTTTCCTATTGATAATACCTATCAGGGAAGAGAAGTTTTTCCAATAGAAGGCGCTTCAATGGGGTCATTTTTAACTAACAAAACAGCGCTTGTTCACCCTGCAGAGAAGGCGCACGTATGGGAGCTTTACGGCCGAATTGGCGTGAGAAAAGGGCAATGGAAAGGCCTGAAACTGGAGCCACCTTTTGGAACCGGTGATTGGGAATTGTATGATCTGTCTACAGACATTGGAGAGCAAAACGATGTAGCAGCCAGCAATCCGGAACTCGTTGCAGAAATGGAAAAACATTGGCAGGCTTACGCAAAAGAAAACAACGTGGTACTACCTGAAAACTTTATTCCTTATGGCTATTTGCCGGATAAATAG
- a CDS encoding AraC family transcriptional regulator — protein sequence MVEKLEPEINKVYFINQYTLIHILSGTGAIEVDFKHYLDWEDKAIYLEKGQYIRFRSDDFVVRKIEFPTEQLFRNKDFRVLFKHLISLGYIHFDECSDCKKYLNESVFHDQLDAIVDVSSEQWFWQNPFGANREEYQVIFDIKDLIDAEFSNHLTSSEVVDMINQQGYNANALVRERVGLSIKNLMSRKQLVESQKEIAFTDKNIQEIAFELGYSDPAYFNRSFKKATGQSPVEYRKNYDFEHKDLFIQYLLELIKTFHTQERSLEFYADQMNLSVKTLSRKVSQKMNLTLGAIIRNEVLETAKRSLLQGASVKEVAFQLKFEEPNHFTAFFKHYAGNTPSEFLAKKYNS from the coding sequence ATGGTTGAAAAGCTCGAACCGGAAATCAATAAAGTCTACTTCATCAATCAGTATACGCTGATCCATATCCTGTCTGGTACAGGTGCCATAGAAGTAGATTTCAAGCATTACCTGGATTGGGAAGACAAAGCCATCTACCTGGAAAAAGGCCAGTACATCCGCTTTCGTTCCGACGATTTTGTGGTTCGAAAAATTGAATTCCCTACGGAACAATTATTCCGAAATAAAGACTTCAGGGTATTATTCAAACACCTTATTTCTTTGGGCTACATCCATTTCGATGAATGCAGCGATTGTAAGAAATACCTGAATGAAAGTGTATTTCATGACCAATTGGATGCCATCGTGGATGTATCCTCCGAACAGTGGTTTTGGCAAAATCCTTTTGGAGCAAACCGCGAAGAATATCAGGTGATCTTTGATATCAAGGACTTGATTGATGCGGAATTCTCCAATCATCTGACGAGTTCCGAAGTGGTGGACATGATCAACCAGCAAGGCTACAATGCCAATGCCCTGGTGCGAGAAAGAGTAGGGTTGTCCATCAAAAACCTGATGTCTCGAAAACAGCTGGTAGAAAGCCAAAAAGAGATTGCTTTCACAGACAAAAACATCCAGGAAATTGCTTTTGAATTGGGGTACTCCGATCCCGCTTATTTCAATCGCTCTTTCAAGAAAGCAACAGGTCAAAGTCCTGTCGAGTATCGCAAAAACTACGATTTTGAACACAAGGATTTATTCATTCAGTACTTGCTCGAGTTGATAAAAACATTCCATACTCAGGAGCGATCACTGGAATTCTACGCCGATCAGATGAACCTATCGGTGAAAACACTTTCCAGAAAAGTAAGTCAAAAAATGAACCTGACCCTGGGAGCCATCATCCGGAATGAAGTGCTCGAAACAGCTAAAAGATCCTTGCTTCAAGGAGCTTCTGTCAAAGAAGTAGCCTTTCAATTGAAATTCGAAGAACCCAATCATTTTACCGCATTTTTTAAGCATTACGCTGGCAATACTCCCAGCGAATTTCTCGCTAAAAAGTACAATTCATAG